The Gloeomargarita sp. SKYB120 genomic interval CCTTAGCGGTCCTGGTTGGCGTGGTGGTTACAGTTATCGGGTTTCACACCTTGCCTTCCCAAGCGGACCCGCTGGACCAGGTGGTGGCCAATTCGCCGGTGGCTTTGACAGGGAGCGCTCGACCAACCCCGAGTAACTTTGTAGCGGCGGCGGTGCAGAAGGTGGGACCAGCGGTAGTGCGGATCGACACTGAACGAACCGTCAGCTTGGCGATTGACCCCTTCTTTGACGACCCCTTTTTCCGGCGCTTTTTCGGCGAGTTCAACATCCCCCGGGAACGGACCGAGCGTGGCCAAGGCTCCGGTTTTATCATTGACAAAAACGGCACCATTCTCACCAATGCCCACGTGGTGGAGGGGGCGCAGCGGGTGACGGTGACTCTAACGGATGGGCGGCGCTTGGCCGCGCGGGTGCGGGGGACAGACGAGGTGACGGATTTAGCTGTGTTAAAGCTGGAGAACCCGCCGAGTAATTTGCCTGTGGCGCCCCTAGGGGATTCCAGCAAGTTGCAGGTGGGGGACTGGGCGATTGCGGTGGGAAACCCCTTGGGACTGGACAACACGGTGACGCTTGGCATCATCAGCAATTTGCGCCGCACTAGCTCGGAGGTGGGGATTCCTGACAAGCGGCTGAACTTTATCCAGACCGACGCAGCCATCAACCCTGGCAATTCGGGGGGTCCCCTGCTCAACGCCAACGGGGAAGTCATTGGCATCAACACGGCGATCCGGGCGGGTGCTGAAGGGATTGGCTTTGCGATTCCAGTGGACCTGGCTAAAAAGATTGCCCCGATCCTGGCGGAGGGCAAAACAGTGCCCCATCCCTACATCGGGGTGACCATGAGCACCTTGACGCCGGAGTTGGCGCGCCAAATCAACAGCGACCCCAACAGCCTGATGCAGGTGCCCGAGATCAATGGGGTGATTATCCGGCAGGTGTTGCCCCGGAGTCCGGCAGCGGAAGCCGGCCTGCGTCGCGGCGATGTGATTGTCGAAGTCGAAGGACAAAAGATTACCAAGGCGGAAGACCTGCAACGGGTCATTGAACAGAGCCAGGTGGGTCAACGCTTGCAAATGCGTATCCGGCGCGGCGACCAGACCCTGAGCCTGACCGTCCGCACGGGGGACCGCAAGCAGGTGCTCGGCCAACAACGGTGATGGTTAGCGGCTGAGCTGTCTGTGCTTGTGCAGGGCCTGACTTCAACATGGGTTTTATAGCTGGGCCATCTATGGTTATCAGCTTTTGGGTCGCAAGGCGCAGCGATTATCCCTCTGGCAAGCTAAAGTGGCTTGGCTATAAAGCAGCCTATAGCCGAGCCATCTATGGTTGTCAGCCCTTGGGTCCCAGAGCACGGCCCCGCCTTTGGGTTTTCTCCCTTGTCCCCTGACAAACTAAAGCAGCTTAGCTATAGCTATGCAACGTAGTGCTGCAACAGCACTCAACAGGATTCAAAGTTGATTTACTCGTTCAAATGCCGGGTTATTGTTCTCCTGAGCGATATAAGTGTAAGTTTCCAATTCTTCTGGGCGACAGGCAAAACAGCCGCCGCACCCAGAACGCTTCTCAATGCGCACCCGCCCTTTGCGCGCCAGTAACTCGACCATCGGTCGCACGGTGTCGGGGTCGCTTCCTAATTTTTGCGCCAAAACCGCCAGGGTCATCGGGCTATGGCGTTGCAAAAGGGTCTGAATCCGCTGTAACATTGGTCATCCGCTCCCAAACCGCATCTGTGTTCGCCAGCGCCGCCGCCCTGCTCTCGCCATTCCCCATAGCACAGCGATGAACACCAGCGCCAAACCTCCTAGCCATAGAGTGGAAAACAGGGGATGTTGCCTCCAGGTCATCAGTTGGTAGTAGCCCGTCGCTGTCCAGTACGCCAGCCCCGTTGTCCACAGAGCAATAAAAACCGTCCAGCCCAGGTTGGTTTCCCGATAGACCGAGGCGGTGGCCGATACGCAGGGGAAATAAAACAGCACAAACAGCAGAAAGGCAAACGCCGCAACCGGTGTCCCAAATCGCAACGCCATTTGACCGAAAGTGGTGGCGTGAACTTCCTGAGCCTCAGCCGCCGCCTCTGGGTTTTCTGTATCGGCCAGAATCCCCAAGCCCAGCGGGTCAAGTAGTTGTTTCCCAACTTCAGAGAGATTGGCAGGAATGGTCGCCACCGCCGCCTGGAGTTTCGCCAGCAAATTGAACGGTTCTTCGGGTTCTGCTGGTTCACCTGCTTCCGCTTGCGCCAGTTGGGTGTAGAGATTGTCCATGGTCCCCACCATGACTTCCTTGGCAAACATGCCGGTGAAAATGCCCACCGTCGCCGGCCAGTTTTCTGCCTGGATGCCCATGGGGGTAAAGACCGGTGTAATCCCCCGGCCAATGGCTGCTAGCAGTGAATCGGGCCGGTTTTGTTTCCCGAAGGAGCCATCCACCCCCACCGAATTCAGCAGGCCCAGAATTATCACCATCAGCACAATCATCCGTCCCGCCCGCCAGATAAACGCCTTGAGCCGTTCCCACGCCCGCAACAAGACCCCGGTCAGCGACGGCACATGATACGGGGGCAACTCCAGCACAAACGGCGTCACCGGCCCAGGTAACAGCGTTTTCTTGAGCAACAGCGCAGTAAAAATCGCCGCCCCAATCCCCAGGCTGTACATCACAAACACCACATTTTGAGCGTTGCGGGGGAAAAAGGCGGCGCAGATCAGGGCATAGACGGGTAAACGCGCCCCGCAGGACATGAAGTGGTTAATCAACGCCGCTAGCAACCGGTCCTGAGCATTCTCCAGCGTCCGCGTCGCCATGATTCCTGGAATGTTGCAGCCAAACCCCACCAACATGGGGACAAACGCCTTGCCCGGCAGGCCAATCCAGCGCATGATCCGGTCCATGACAAACGCCGCCCGCGCCATGTAACCTGAGTCCTCCAGGATGGCCAGGTACACAAACAGCAACCCAATTTGGGGAATAAAGGTGGATGTCGTTTGAATCCCGCCGCCCACCCCATCGGCGAGTAAACCAATCAACCACCCCGGCGCTTGCCAGGACTCCAAAATATGGGCCACTCCCTCTACAAACACAGCTCCCACAGCTTGGTCAAAGAAATCAATAAATGCGCCCCCCACATTGATGGAAAACCAAAACATTACGTACATGATGGTCAGGAAAAGGGGAATGCCCAGCCAGCGATTCAGCACCCAGCGGTCTATCGCATCGGAAACGGTTTGATGCACCACCCCGGCACGGCTCACCGCCTGTTCCACCACCTGGCGAATCCACTCGTAGCGGGCATCGGCAATGATTAAATCCAGGTCATCAGCCAGCGTTTGCCGCAGTTGTGATTGCCAGCGCGCCAGCGCCTCGTGAACCGGCACGGTCCATCCATCCCCCGCCCCAAATTGCAACAAATGTAGCGCGTGCCAGCGCCGGGCGTTTTCTCCTAGCTGGGGCAGTAGGTCTTGCAGCGCGCGTTGAATATCGGGGGGATAAGTCACCTGAGCGTTGGGCAGTTCGGGATGGACTAGCCCATAATCAATGACCTGTTTCAACAGGGGAATCCCCTGGCCGCGATGGGCACACAGGGGCACGACCGGACACCCTAGTAAGTGACTCAACTGCTGCACATCAATTTGCAACTGTCGCCGCCGCGCCACATCCATCATGTTTAGAGCCAGCACCAGGGGTACGCCCATCTCCAGAAGCTGGGTGGTTAAGTACAAATTGCGCTCCAAGTTCGCGGCATCCAGAATGTTCACCACCAGTTGGGCCTCTCCCGAGAGCAGATAATTGCGGGCGATCTGTTCATCCAACCCGATGGTGGTGTCGGTCACATCTAGGGAATAAATCCCCGGCAAATCTACCACCGTCACCGTGCGCCCACCAAAGTGATAGGTCCCTTCTTTGCGTTCAACCGTTACCCCCGGCCAGTTGCCGACTCGCTGCCGCGCTCCGGTCAGGGCGTTAAACACCGTGGTTTTTCCGCAGTTGGGATTCCCCACCAAGGCAATTGTTGCCATCGCTACACCGGCTCCACTACCAGGGCATCTGCTTCCCCCTTACGCAGGCTCAGGGCAAATCCTCGCACCAGAATTTCTGTGGGGTCTCCCAGGGGCGCATGGCGTTTCACTTCCAAAACCGTCCCCGGCGTTAACCCCATTGCCAGCAGCTTGCGCTTGTAATCCCCCGCCGCTGGTGCGTATCCCACCACCCGCAAGCGCGCTCCCACCGTTGCCTCCCGCAGTTTCATCGGTTTTCCGCTCCCTGCATAGGGTACAACTGCTATTTGTTGCGCTAGTTCTGCCCCTAGCCCCAACCGTTGCCCATCCAGCGCCACCACTACTGACCCCGATGGCAAACGACTAGCGATTTCCACCACAACCCCCGGCACTAATCCCATGCTTAGCAGCTTGGCCTGAGATGGCCCCGGTAGGCCCTGAATCTGCACCCGTTCGCCTAGGGGCATGTCTGCTAATGTTTGCGAGAGATTCTTGTCTAACGGGGCTTCAGCCGTAGGGTCGTTGTGATAGGTAAACCCAGTATTGATCGCCTGGGAACGACCTTGATTTCGCCATTGCCTCCATCGCTCTCGCCAATGCAGTGCCATTGGTCACCAGCACTTATCGCTAATAATACTCATTATTAGTTCCAGGATAGAGCACTGGGCAGGGTGATAGGGGAGCCTTAACCGTTTCTTAAGTCTTGCTGCCTAGCGGGTGATGAACTCTGAAAATGCTGAAACCCCCCTGTCGGTTCGAGTGGTTTTTCTCCCCACCACACCTGGTCACCCGCGACGATTTCCCCCAAGTAATGGGCCGGCGGTCCCAATCGTTCCATCAACTGCTGCGCTACATCCGGCGCTAACGCCAACACCAGTTCAAAATCTTCACCGCCGTACCACAGCCAGGCTTCGGCCTGCTGGGGAAAGCATTTTTCCAACAACGGATGCACAGGAATATCGGTGCCCAATTTCGCCCCGACTTGACTAGCGCGACAGATTTGCCAGACCGCATCGGCCAACCCATCACTGGTGTCCATCCCAGCGGCCCGTCGAATCCCTAGTTCCCGTAGCGCTGTCACGACATCCAAGCGGGGCTGAGGCCGCCGGTGCGCTGCGACGAGCGGGGCAATTTCTGGCGCATCAATGCCGTTTTGAATCATCTCTAAACCCGCCCGCGATAGGCCGTGGTAGCCTGTTGCCACCAGCCAATCCCCCACCTGGGCTGTCGAACGTTGGATGCGTACATTGTCCAGCCAACCGACTGCGGTAATGCTGACGGAAACCACTGGTGAGCGCACGACATCGCCGCCCCAAATCACACCGCCGTAAGTCTGCAGGATTTCGCGCATCCCTGCGTAGAGTTCGTCCACCCAGGCGACTGGCAACGCAGGCGGCAATCCCAGCCCGACGGTGATCCCTAGGGGTTGGGCGCCCATCGCCGCCAGGTCGGAATAGTTAGCCGCCACCGACCGCCAGCCCACATCGGTTGCTGACATGGTGAGCACTGGCAATGGACTCAGGGGACTGCTGCTAAAATGCACCCCTTCGACCAGCACATCCGTCGTGATGACCAGTTCCTTGCCAGCCGGTGGGCAAAACCAGGCCGCATCATCGCCAATAATTTCCGCTGGGCAAAAGGCGTGCAACCGCTGCAATAATCCCGCTTCGCCGATGTCGCTTAGCCGCACAGGGAACCTTTGGAACTGGGAATTTGCCCCATCCGTCGCGGGTCGTAATCTACCGCCTGCCGCAGCGCCCGCGCAAACGCCTTAAACGTGGCTTCAATGATGTGGTGGGAGTTGATGCCCGCTAGTTGCCGGATGTGCAAGGTGATGGCGCTGTGATTGACCAACGCCACAAAAAACTCCCGCACCAGTTGGGTGTCGTAGGCGCCAACGCGCTGGGTGGGGATATGCAACCCGTAGCTCAAGTGGGGCCGCCCCGAGCAGTCCAACGCCACTTGGATCAACGCTTCATCCAACGGCGCCAGAAAATGCCCAAACCGGTGAATGCCTTTTTTATCTCCCAACGCCTGCGCCAGCGCCTGTCCCAGGGTAATACCCACATCTTCATTCGTGTGGTGGTCGTCAATGTGTAAATCCCCCTTGGCCTGCACCGTCAGGTCAAACAGTCCGTGCGCCGCCAACTGGTGCAACATGTGGTCCAGAAACGGAATCCCCGTATCCGCCTGGCATTGCCCTTGCCCGTCCAGATTCCAGGTCACCTGCACCTGGGTTTCCTGGGTTTGTCGCGCTACGGTGGCGATACGTTGCATGGGGCGTCGGTCGTCTCGTCTTTTTCCATCTTACGCCAGCGCCACCGTTGTCCCAGCACCGCCAGCACCAGCAACACCGTATTCGCTAGCACAATCAACGGCCCTGGCGGCAAGTTCAAGTAATAACTGCTGTAGACGCCTACCGTGCTACTGAGCACACCCACGCCTGCGCCAATAGCCATCATGCCCTGCAAATCGTTCGCCAGGACGTAGCCCACCAGCGCCGGTCCAACCATCAATGCCATCACCAAAATCACGCCCACCGCCTGCATACTGACGATGATGGTCAACGTCACGCCTACCAGCAGTCCCCAGCGCAACCATCGCACCGGCAATCCTAGGGCCTGGGCTCCGACTGGGTCAAAGGTGAGAAACAACAACGGTTGATAAAAGCGCACGAGCAAAACACTAATGACCGCTGCAACGATGAAGGTTTTGACAATATCCTGACCCGTCACACTCAACAAATTGCCGAACAAAAGATGTTCCAAATCTTGGCTGGGGCGCAACCAGCTAATGAGTAAAATTCCCAGGGCAAAAAAACTGGCAAAAGTGAACGCCATTGCTCCATCGACCTTCATGCGGGTCTGGTGTTGGAGCCAGTGGATCACCCCCGTGCTGAGCAATCCTGAGACCAGGGCGCCCCAGAGCGCATCAATCCCCAAAGCCAGCGAAAATGCTACACCAGGCAACACCGCATGGGCCATGACATCGGCAAGCAGAGCCATGCGTTGGACGACCAAAAACGCACCCACCAGTGGGCACAAACCGCCGGTGAGCACGCCCATGACTAGCGCCCTTTGCATGAATTGAAATTGCAGGGGTGCGGTGAGGATTTCCCACATGACGGAGCAGTGATGAGAATGGGTTTAAGTTTAAGGAATCAGGGTGTTCATGTCTATAGCTAAGCACAGAATGTTTGACATGAGTGACGGCTGAAATCCCTGAGCTGCCAACCCTAATTCCTGTCTGTCTGAGACAAACTGACTGTTTTTAGCTATAGTAAGCTCATCGCCCCGACCTCACAGGAGCCACTAGACCCATCACCAGGAAGAACAGGCCAAATCCGCCCCAAAACAACGGCCCAAGCCACAGCTCCAGAAAGTTATCGATGCGGGCATCGAAAGGGTCGTTCGGGTTGTAGAGTACTTCCACTATCTGGCCCAGGCGATAACGGGGCGGGTCGGAGCCAACCTTAGCTGTAAATCGCACTCGACGACCATTCGGCAAGCTGTACTCCACAACTGGATAATAGCTCAGCGAATAGGAGTATCTGCTTGCACGACGGCGGTCATCGATGTCTTCAGTTCGTCGGGACCAGCGCCGTTCTATGTCTACCACCTCGCCCCTGGTTTTGACTGCGCCTTGCAGAAATTGCCAAGTGCGGTGAGCATTCCACAAACCCACTCCTAGCAGCGCCAGGCCGATAAGGACAAACACTAGCCTAGCCATCCATATTACGGAATGAACCCTACCCCACGACTTTATGATAGAGCTAAGCTGCTTTTTTGTCAGAGAGAGAACGGGAAAACTAAGGATGAGTTTCACCCTACAACGCAGGGGATGACTAGGCTATATGGGTGCAGGGTCAACGAAAATTGACAAATCATTGCTACGGGGCTTGACTTTCCCTACTGATGCCATGGAAGGCTTCATAGCTTGGCATCTTACCAGTTTCAATCAGTTCAAAAAACTGAGATTCGTCTAGAAGTGGTACACCCTGTAACTTGGCTTGTTCAACTTTTTTTCGGCCCAGCATTTTCACCACAGCACAAAAAATTTAGGTCCTTTGTAACAGATGAGACCACTTTGAAATTATGGCTTTCTGCAATTCTAGAGAGTTCTTCTAAAGTATATTTTGGAACGATTATCCTTGGTTCTACTGCTTTTAGGTTTGGATATTGAATAGACGAGCTTCCAGGCCTCAGCTTCTGACAAAGCTTCTATTTCTTCCCTAGCTAGATCAGACTTAGCTAGGAGAATCATCCTGACTTTTTCACTTACCATGATGTAACCTTCCAATTCAAGCAAACACTACCTGGGTTGAGAGTTTCAAGACCAAAACCCTTCCCAATCAGGACAGCTTGTGCCTTCCACGCCGTAGGGATGCATCGCACACACCAGAATCTGGCCGTTATAGACTTGGCCGTGGTAGTGCTTGCAGCCTACACAGGCGGGTTGCTCCATCACTAGAGGTTCCAAGGTGCGGGCAAGGGGTTGCACCAAGATTTCCTCCAGCCAAGTCGCTGCTTCGGCTAGGGGAGTTTCCCACTCCCACAACATCTCCTCCAGTTGGTTGTCCCATGCCTCCCACTGCTCTGCCCATGCTTGGGCATGCGACTCCCACTCCAGCAGGGTTTCTACAATCAAGCCGTTAAGCTGCTGCCACCAGTCCGGCATAGTCGTCTCCGGTTCGTTAGCTTTATTGTACCCACCGACTCAATCGCTGAGAGTCTGTCCCACCAGGAGGACGCGGTTTTGATTCCCTTTGACCAGCACTACCTCCCGTTCCCGCACCTCCTGCAGTCGCCAACCCGTTGCACCCACCAGGCCGCCAATGGTTACATTCTGTGTGGTGTCTCCTATCTGGAACAAGGCCGTGGATTGGGGCCCCATCTGCAACAGACCAACTAGCGTCATGGTTGGACGTTCTGGCGTTGGACTAGGAGAAGGACTCACCACTGGACTTACAGGGGACCTGGGCAAGCTCGGTGCACTCGGTGTTCGCAGAGCAACGGGTGGTTGAGGAAGGGGTGCTACCGTCACCGGCGGCGGTGGCGGCGGTAGCGAACGCACCTTAGGCGCAGGCTTTGGCGCTGGAGACGGCGGCGCTTCCGGAATATGGTCCAACGCCCTGTCCAAATAGGCAATGAATTCGGTGTGGGCCGGTTCCGGCTGGGTCACTATCGGTCGCGCGTGCCAGTGCCGTTGCCAGCTCCAGGCGCCCAGCATCACAACCAGCCCAAGGCCCAGCCAGAGCCACCAGGGCCACTCCCGCTGCTCAGGCGTCTCCACAAAGGCCGCCGTCAAAATCGGTTCCACCGGCTGGGGCGGCTGTGGCCGATAGGTCAAGACAACCATAGGCCCCGGTTCACGGGAAACGGGCGCAATGGCAAACGACTCACGGGTCGGGGGCAAACGACGCTCCGGCGGCAATGGCGTCTCCAGTTGGGCAAACACCTCCTCCACTAGGGCGTCCGCCTGCGCTTCCCACGACTCTTCGGGTAGGAAGTCCTTCATTCCTTCATGCAGATAGGCGGTGATGCAGCTCTAAGTAAACTAGCAGGGCCTGAATATCAGCGGGATTTACACCCCCGATGCGGGCGGCTTGACCAAGGGTGAGAGGGCGAACATGACTCAATTTCTCCCGCGCCTCCATTGATAGCGTAGGAATGCGGTA includes:
- the hisB gene encoding imidazoleglycerol-phosphate dehydratase HisB; its protein translation is MQRIATVARQTQETQVQVTWNLDGQGQCQADTGIPFLDHMLHQLAAHGLFDLTVQAKGDLHIDDHHTNEDVGITLGQALAQALGDKKGIHRFGHFLAPLDEALIQVALDCSGRPHLSYGLHIPTQRVGAYDTQLVREFFVALVNHSAITLHIRQLAGINSHHIIEATFKAFARALRQAVDYDPRRMGQIPSSKGSLCG
- a CDS encoding DUF3592 domain-containing protein; translated protein: MARLVFVLIGLALLGVGLWNAHRTWQFLQGAVKTRGEVVDIERRWSRRTEDIDDRRRASRYSYSLSYYPVVEYSLPNGRRVRFTAKVGSDPPRYRLGQIVEVLYNPNDPFDARIDNFLELWLGPLFWGGFGLFFLVMGLVAPVRSGR
- a CDS encoding metal ABC transporter permease, with the translated sequence MWEILTAPLQFQFMQRALVMGVLTGGLCPLVGAFLVVQRMALLADVMAHAVLPGVAFSLALGIDALWGALVSGLLSTGVIHWLQHQTRMKVDGAMAFTFASFFALGILLISWLRPSQDLEHLLFGNLLSVTGQDIVKTFIVAAVISVLLVRFYQPLLFLTFDPVGAQALGLPVRWLRWGLLVGVTLTIIVSMQAVGVILVMALMVGPALVGYVLANDLQGMMAIGAGVGVLSSTVGVYSSYYLNLPPGPLIVLANTVLLVLAVLGQRWRWRKMEKDETTDAPCNVSPP
- a CDS encoding FeoC-like transcriptional regulator; the protein is MLQRIQTLLQRHSPMTLAVLAQKLGSDPDTVRPMVELLARKGRVRIEKRSGCGGCFACRPEELETYTYIAQENNNPAFERVNQL
- the thiL gene encoding thiamine-phosphate kinase, which produces MRLSDIGEAGLLQRLHAFCPAEIIGDDAAWFCPPAGKELVITTDVLVEGVHFSSSPLSPLPVLTMSATDVGWRSVAANYSDLAAMGAQPLGITVGLGLPPALPVAWVDELYAGMREILQTYGGVIWGGDVVRSPVVSVSITAVGWLDNVRIQRSTAQVGDWLVATGYHGLSRAGLEMIQNGIDAPEIAPLVAAHRRPQPRLDVVTALRELGIRRAAGMDTSDGLADAVWQICRASQVGAKLGTDIPVHPLLEKCFPQQAEAWLWYGGEDFELVLALAPDVAQQLMERLGPPAHYLGEIVAGDQVWWGEKPLEPTGGFQHFQSSSPARQQDLRNG
- the feoB gene encoding Fe(2+) transporter permease subunit FeoB, whose amino-acid sequence is MATIALVGNPNCGKTTVFNALTGARQRVGNWPGVTVERKEGTYHFGGRTVTVVDLPGIYSLDVTDTTIGLDEQIARNYLLSGEAQLVVNILDAANLERNLYLTTQLLEMGVPLVLALNMMDVARRRQLQIDVQQLSHLLGCPVVPLCAHRGQGIPLLKQVIDYGLVHPELPNAQVTYPPDIQRALQDLLPQLGENARRWHALHLLQFGAGDGWTVPVHEALARWQSQLRQTLADDLDLIIADARYEWIRQVVEQAVSRAGVVHQTVSDAIDRWVLNRWLGIPLFLTIMYVMFWFSINVGGAFIDFFDQAVGAVFVEGVAHILESWQAPGWLIGLLADGVGGGIQTTSTFIPQIGLLFVYLAILEDSGYMARAAFVMDRIMRWIGLPGKAFVPMLVGFGCNIPGIMATRTLENAQDRLLAALINHFMSCGARLPVYALICAAFFPRNAQNVVFVMYSLGIGAAIFTALLLKKTLLPGPVTPFVLELPPYHVPSLTGVLLRAWERLKAFIWRAGRMIVLMVIILGLLNSVGVDGSFGKQNRPDSLLAAIGRGITPVFTPMGIQAENWPATVGIFTGMFAKEVMVGTMDNLYTQLAQAEAGEPAEPEEPFNLLAKLQAAVATIPANLSEVGKQLLDPLGLGILADTENPEAAAEAQEVHATTFGQMALRFGTPVAAFAFLLFVLFYFPCVSATASVYRETNLGWTVFIALWTTGLAYWTATGYYQLMTWRQHPLFSTLWLGGLALVFIAVLWGMARAGRRRWRTQMRFGSG
- a CDS encoding trypsin-like peptidase domain-containing protein produces the protein MRPKAWFQLLTHALAVLVGVVVTVIGFHTLPSQADPLDQVVANSPVALTGSARPTPSNFVAAAVQKVGPAVVRIDTERTVSLAIDPFFDDPFFRRFFGEFNIPRERTERGQGSGFIIDKNGTILTNAHVVEGAQRVTVTLTDGRRLAARVRGTDEVTDLAVLKLENPPSNLPVAPLGDSSKLQVGDWAIAVGNPLGLDNTVTLGIISNLRRTSSEVGIPDKRLNFIQTDAAINPGNSGGPLLNANGEVIGINTAIRAGAEGIGFAIPVDLAKKIAPILAEGKTVPHPYIGVTMSTLTPELARQINSDPNSLMQVPEINGVIIRQVLPRSPAAEAGLRRGDVIVEVEGQKITKAEDLQRVIEQSQVGQRLQMRIRRGDQTLSLTVRTGDRKQVLGQQR
- a CDS encoding ferrous iron transport protein A, producing MALHWRERWRQWRNQGRSQAINTGFTYHNDPTAEAPLDKNLSQTLADMPLGERVQIQGLPGPSQAKLLSMGLVPGVVVEIASRLPSGSVVVALDGQRLGLGAELAQQIAVVPYAGSGKPMKLREATVGARLRVVGYAPAAGDYKRKLLAMGLTPGTVLEVKRHAPLGDPTEILVRGFALSLRKGEADALVVEPV